The sequence TCAGCAGAAACGATCAAACCGCCCCTTGACAGCAGAAAATGGCTCTTCGGTCCTTCTACTGCGAGTCCTCGCCACCGCAGACTACTTCTCCCACCACTCATCGCTCATGAAGGACCCTCCTCCGGTACTGGTCGATCTCATCCTGGATCCGTATCTTTACAATGTCTTGCCTCAGTCATTGGTTCCGAAAGTGTGCTATATTGTCGTCGTTAGCATCGTCTCCTGGTTTGTAGCGCGTTGGGTCTCTAATTCTTTGGTTTCTGTTGCCAGCTCTGGCGATACTGATCAGGCAAAAAAGCATAACTAGAATACGGACTTCCTCAcgaaaatagtaataacaaTAATGATAATAATGATAAAACTGCTTTCCCTGTATAAAAGTACATAGAAACTTTCATCTTGTCTCTCATTAGTCTCCGAATCCTCGGCAACAACTTGTTACTTAGTTCCACTGGCATATAGTCGACAATGCATGCTAGCTTTAAACACATCACAACACAATCTCTCCTATATATCATTTGCCAACgcgaggggaaaaaaaataaatatagaaaaacaAGCACCAAATATGCCTCCCTATCTACACAGATGCTATCAAGATTCTACTACCCTAGTATGTCCGTACCATGTTACTTTTCAAGTCCATCACTTCTCCTATCATACCACCGCACTCGTACGGGAAATTATAGATCCAACTTTCTGTTGGCCAACAAAGGACGCTAGTCGATCACGGGAAATACTTATTCTCGTTCGAAAACCACAGTCAATGGGTCGGCTCAAAGATGTATGCTTTTTCTCATTGCGAGAACAAACGCAAGGAGCTTCTTAGTAACCACTACCGTATCCTCCGTGGCTCGGATGGCTGCCATGGGGCACAGGAGGAGCACCTGATTGATGAGAAGCACCTGGCTGGTAAGGTTGCTGGCCATACGGCTGCTGACCACTCGGAGTACCATATGACGGGTTGTAACCTCCGCTGCCGGGGGTGGGTGGATACTGCTGCGGAGCTCCACCGGGTGGAGGAGGATATTGCTGGTGTTGACCggccggaggaggaggatactgctgttgctgtccGGGAGGCGGAGGGTactgttggtgttggtgttggtgttgttgctgccCAGAAGGTGGAggatattgctgctgctgctgtcccgGAGGAGGGGGGAATTGCGGTGGCTGTTGACCCTGCGGCTGGTATGGCGGATGGCCACCCGGCGTTGTGCCGCCGTAATTGTGTTGATGTTGTCCTCCGGGAGGGGCTCCATAGCCTGGCTGGTGTTGTCCTGGTGGAGCTCCATAGTTGGGTTGATGTCCACCATGCTGTCCACCATGCTGTCCACCAGGCGAGGGAGCACCGTAGCCCTGCTGATGAGAAGGTGAGCCATAAGTGGGCTGCTGCGGTGTATAGCCGCTACCTCCATGCTGTGTTGAGTGCTGGTCGTGCGATCCACCGTAAGGACTGGGAGGCTGATTATGCGAGTAGGATTGGTTACCGCCGTATGACTGCTGTCCATAAGTTTGGCCACCAGGTGGTCCTCcaggaggaggtggagggTACGAGTTGTTATTGCCTGAAGGAGGACTCTGATGGGAGCCCGTGTGCGATATCGAGGACGTTGCCGCGTGGCTGGATCCATGAGTAGATCCCGGAGGATTATAGGTCGGTGCTGAGCCAGAGTATGTGT comes from Trichoderma asperellum chromosome 3, complete sequence and encodes:
- a CDS encoding uncharacterized protein (EggNog:ENOG41), encoding MAGTSTPGAEGPTFAPPSLPAGWIAQWDGSSRKYYYVQLATGVSQWDVPTDPVQTGTPVPGAEHPYGSPAPQVITHPDGSQTIKHADGTMEPIMPDGQAGERGLGSLALNVLTGGKGSGSGGGSSGNPLGGLAAQFLGGGSHGSSGGQSGSGGGKDSIAGKLVGQLASNLFSPSGKPSQQQNFQGQGSSTGGESHQSSGLAGVVGGLFGGGKPGHGQNSSFGYSNSGSSGNTYSGSAPTYNPPGSTHGSSHAATSSISHTGSHQSPPSGNNNSYPPPPPGGPPGGQTYGQQSYGGNQSYSHNQPPSPYGGSHDQHSTQHGGSGYTPQQPTYGSPSHQQGYGAPSPGGQHGGQHGGHQPNYGAPPGQHQPGYGAPPGGQHQHNYGGTTPGGHPPYQPQGQQPPQFPPPPGQQQQQYPPPSGQQQHQHQHQQYPPPPGQQQQYPPPPAGQHQQYPPPPGGAPQQYPPTPGSGGYNPSYGTPSGQQPYGQQPYQPGASHQSGAPPVPHGSHPSHGGYGSGY